The Henckelia pumila isolate YLH828 chromosome 2, ASM3356847v2, whole genome shotgun sequence genome includes a window with the following:
- the LOC140878200 gene encoding uncharacterized protein, whose product MALHLARYLREVVVVPTEDADSQAKSAFEAWSHSDFLCWNYILNGLHNTLYSVYFATKTTKELWESLEKKYKTEDAYTKKFVVGRFLEFKMVDTKTVINQVQEFQIILHDIMTEGMVLSESFQVAALIEKLTPLWKEFKNYLKHKCKEMVLKDLIVKLEIEEDNRNLEIKNGKMPTEAKVNLVEPNCTKKRNQFGKVVFEANMVDHLREWWIETEAIRHVCADKELFSKYLYMGNNATSNVFVLGKVVLKMTSRNELTLIDVLHVSDIRKNLVSGYKLIKSGFRIVFEAGKIVIMKHRQFLGK is encoded by the exons ATGGCGCTTCACCTTGCGAGGTACTTAAGAGAAGTTGTTGTTGTTCCGACAGAAGATGCAGACTCACAAGCAAAGTCTGCTTTCGAGGCATGGTCTCATAGCGACTTCTTGTGTTGGAACTATATATTGAATGGGTTGCATAATACACTTTACAGTGTATACTTTGCGACAAAAACTACTAAGGAACTTTGGGAGTCCTTGGAAAAGAAATATAAAACAGAGGATGCATACACAAAGAAATTTGTAGTCGGAAGGTTCCTCGAATTCAAGATGGTTGATACCAAAACGGTGATAAACCAAgtgcaagaatttcaaatcatcCTCCATGACATAATGACCGAAGGGATGGTGTTAAGTGAATCCTTCCAAGTTGCTGCTTTGATCGAGAAGCTAACGCCTTTGTGGAAGGAATTTAAGAACTACTTGAAGCATAAATGCAAAGAAATGGTGCTCAAAGACTTAATCGTCAAGCTGGAAATTGAGGAAGACAATCGCAATTTGGAGATTAAAAACGGGAAGATGCCTACGGAAGCAAAGGTAAATTTAGTGGAGCCAAACTGTACCAAGAAAAGAAATCAATTTGGAAAAG TGGTATTCGAGGCTAACATGGTAGATCATCTACGAGAATGGTGGATTGAAACTGAAGCAATCCGACATGTCTGTGCTGACAAGGAGTTATTCTCGAAGTATCTCTACATGGGTAACAATGCAACTTCTAACGTCTTTGTCTTAGGCAAAGTGGTTCTCAAGATGACTTCGAGAAATGAGCTTACTCTTATTGATGTCCTTCATGTTTCCGACATAAGGAAAAATCTTGTATCAGGTtataagcttattaagtccGGATTCAGAATAGTGTTTGAAGCCGGCAAAATTGTAATCATGAAACATAGACAGTTCCTAGGGAAATGA